The stretch of DNA CCCCACGACCGACGGCAAGGTCATCCGCGTGCCGGTGCCCGCGCTGACCGAGGAGCGGCGCAAGGAGCTGTCCCGGCTCGCGCACAAGTACGCCGAGGACGGCCGCAACGCCGTGCGTCAGGTCCGGCGCGACGCGAACGATCGGCTGAAGAAGCTCCTCAAGGAGCACAAGATCTCGGAAGACGATGAGCGGCGGGCGCTCGACGACGTGCAGAAGATCACCGATCAGCACGTGGCGCTCATCGACGACGTCCAGAAGAAGAAGGACGCAGAGCTGCTCGGCCGGTAGCGTGCCTACGTTCTTCTCCCACCTGGAGTGCTCGGTACCGTGCGGTGCCGGCCCCTTCGATCCGCGGCAGCGCCACCAGACGTGCACGTGCGGCGCGCCGCTGCTCGCGCGCTACGACCTGACGGCCGCGCGGCGATGGCCGAAGTCGTCGCTCGCCGGCCGCGATACCTCGCTCTGGCGCTACCAGGAGATCCTGCCGCTCTTCGAGAGCGACAACGGCGTCGATCCGCCGGTGTCGCTCGGCGAGGGGTGGACGCCCCTCCTGCGCACACGGCGGCTCGGCAAGGCGCTCGGGCTCGACCGGCTGTACGTGAAGGACGAATCCGCGAATCCCACCGGCACCGTCCGCGCGCGCGGCATGGCGACCGCCGCGACGCGCGCGCTGCACCTCGGCGCCCGCGTGCTCACGATGGCGACGGCCGGCAGCGGCGCGCCGGCCATGGCCGCGTACGCCTCGCGAGGCGGCCTCGATGCCCGCGTCTTCATGCCGCGTGATGCGCGCCGGCCGTTCGTCAAGGAGTGCGAGCTGGCGGGCGCGGTCGTGACGCTCGTGGACGGCCCAGCGACGAGCGCCGTGGCGCATGCATCCGATCGCGTGGCGACGTCGGGCTGGTATCACGTGACCGCGTTTCACGAGCCGTATCGGCTCGAAGGCGAGAAGACCCTTGGTTACGAGCTGGCCGAGCAGTGCGGCTGGCAACTCCCCGACTGGATCGGCTGCCCGGTCGGAGAAGGCACGGCCGTCGTGGGCCTCTGGAAGGCGTTTGCCGAGATGGCGGCGCTCGGCTGGATCGATCCGGTCCGCCGGCCGCGCCTCGTCTGCGTGCAGGCGGCTGGCTGCGCGCCGCTCGTCCGCGCCTTCGGCGCCGGCGCCGAGAAAGCGGTGGCGTGGGACCGGCCGCAGACGATCGCGGACGATCTGCGGATTCCCGACACGTCGGGAGACGCGCTGGCGCTCCGCGCAATCCGCGAGAGCGGCGGCGTCGCCACGGCGGTCGGCGACGCCGAGATGATCGCCGGCGTGAAAGAGTGCGGTCAGACGGAAGGGCTGAGCGCGTCGCCCGGCACGGGCGCCGTCGTGCACGCCCTGCGCGTGCTGGCCAGCGAAGGCCAGATCAAACCGCAGGAAATCGTCGTCGTCCTCAACACCGGCAGCGCCACGCGGTACTTGGATGTGCTCGCGGGCAGTTGACGACCTCACGTGTTAGACTGTGAGGTCGTTGCCTGCCGTGCGGACGCCATCGTACGCACGGCGGACACGCCACGAGTGGGCGGCTAGCTCAGCTGGGAGAGCGCCGCGTTCGCAACGCGGAGGTCGCGAGTTCGAGCCTCGCGCCGTCCACCAAATAGACTTTCACAGAATCAGCGTGTTCGAGGGTATAGCCGAGAAGCTGGTCGAGGTACCAGCTTCTGTCGGGGGCGCCTTGGGGTGCGGGTGCCGAGGTCAGCGGGCGTCGCTTCACGCTCGGGTCGGTCGAGGGCGTATCATGGCCATCGTGAGCCCTCATCTGGTCATCGACCGCGGCGCGGTGACGGCGTTCTGCCAGCGGCACCGTATCGCGCGACTGGCGCTCTTCGGCTCGGCACTCCGCGACGACTTCGGCCTACATAGCGACGTCGATGTGCTGGTGGAGTTCCAGCCAGGTCATGTTCCTGGACTCAACTTCGTCAGTATGGAGCGCGAGCTGTCTGCGTTGTTCCAGGGGCGCCGGGTGGACCTCGTCACGCCAAAGTTTCTGAACCAGCGGATCAGAGAACAAGTGCTGCGGGAGGCCGAAACGCTGTATGTCGCCGCGTGATCTCGTCTACGTCGGGCACATGCTCGACATGGCGAGGAAGGCGGTGGCCAAGGTCAAGAATCTTCCCCGCGAGACCTACGACACCGATGAGAACCTGCGCCTCGCCCTCATTCATCTCGTTCAGGTGATCGGCGAAGCGGCCCGCCAAGTGTCACGCGAGTTCGCAGCGGCCCATTCCGAAATCCCTTGGGAGAACATCGTCGGGATGCGCCACAAAGTCGTGCACGACTATCTCGGCGTGGACGAAGACATCGTGTGGCAAGTCGTCACTGCGGATCTCCCGAAGCTCGTCAAGGCGCCGGAACCGCTGGTTCCACGGGCGTCTTGAACCCGAGATACGGGGCTAGCGTGTCAACACGACGGTATCCCCGGGAACCATAGCTCGCCCCGAGAACACGAGTTGATTCTCACCACGCTGGGCGCGCGTCGGGGAACGGCGTGGTCGTCTGGGACGGGGAGTGGGCGTGATCCGAATCGGTGGCGCCGGTGTGTCGGAAGCCCTGGCACGTGATGCCGCGGCTCTCGCTTGGACGGCACGCCAGCCCCGTATCGGCGCCGGTCCGCACGTCCACGCATCGACCAGCCCTCCGCGTCGTGCATCGATTGCGAATGAGATAGGGCTACATGTGCGCGCGGCAGACGGCGCGCTCGACCAGGATCTCGGATCGACGCGCGCGCGTCAGCCAACGGGAATCGCTTCGATGTCCTGGCGCAGCGCCTCCAACGCCGCGGAGACCTGCCGGTGTTCCTCGGCTGTCAAGGCGAGCAACGGCAGGAACGCGACCACCGTGTCGTAGGCGGCCTGTGCCTGGCGACGACTCCAGTGCCGGTTCTCACGATCGTGCGGCGCGGTGCGCGCCAGGCCGGCGAGCGTCGAACCCGCGGTCAGCTCGGCCCACAGAAACTGCAGTCCGCCCGACTCGAATCGACCATCGAGCTCGTCGTCCACCAGAGACGGGTTGCGGTCGTGCCCCATCGCGCGCTCCCTCGCGCTCGCGCGCGTTTACGCACTAGGAGAGCAATCACCGTTCCGGCCGGTCACGCCGGTGCCTCGGGCATTTCGTCAGCCGCGGACGTGCTGGGCCGCGCCAAACGCACCGGACCCCCTGTAATCGCTACCCGCCGCCATTCAGCGGCTGGTCGACTCCGCCCGCCGGCCCGACGCGAGCGCAGAGCCGTTTCGCGGTGCCTTGGCGCAGCTCGACTCGACTGCGGCGGGCGCTCATCCGCAGGCTCGGCCGCCGCGTCAGGGCGCGCGGCGGCAGGCACTAAACCGGCGCCTGCTCCAGGATGGCCTTGACGGCCGGATCCTGCGCGGCGGTGAGCGCCGCCGCCCGTGCGTCCTTCTTCGAGTAGCCGGTGCCTTTGGCAACGATGGGACCCGTCGGGCGTTTCTGATCGTCGAGGCCGACGACCTCGCACATGATCTTGTCGTCTCGAATGGCGCGGTATCTGACGATGTACTCCACGACGGCATCTTATAGGACCTCGGTAGCCGCGCCGAGCTCCGGAGCGCGCACGGCCCCTGGACGGGCTGCTAGACTGGCCCTATGGGTCCAACCCGACTCACGTTGACGGTCCTGCTCGCTGCCGCGTCCAGCGTGCTGGCGCAGGCGCCACCGGCGGCTGCCGATCTCGCGGCGCGCATCCAGGCGCGCTACGCGTCGGTCCGTGACTTCACCGCCGACTTCACGCAGACGCAGACGAGCGCGATCAGCCGCGGCACCTACGTCGACCGCGGCAAGGTTGCCGTCAAGAAGCCGGGCCGCATGCGGTGGGTGACGAGCACCGGCAGCCGAAGCGAGCTCGTGGCCGACGGCTCGCAGCTCTACTTCTATCTGCCGAAGGACAAGATCGTCCAGGTGAGCCCGATGCCGAAGGACTCGCAGGCGTCGACCGCGCTGCTGCTGCTCGCGGGCCGCGGCGACCTCACGAGGGACTTCACGCCGGATCCCGACGTCGAGCGCGGTCCGAACGACTGGCGCCTCACGCTCATGCCGGCCGCGCCGCAGCCGGATTTCAAGACGCTGACGCTGGCCGTGGACCGGTCGTCGCTGCAGCTTCGTGGGCTGACGGTCGTGGACGCCCAGGGCGGCGTGCAGCGCTTCGAGTTCTCGAACCTGCGCGAGAACCAGGGTCTTCCGGACTCGACCTTCGCCTTCACCATTCCCAAAGGCGTCGAAGTGCGCCGAGCGGGAACGCAAGGCCAGCCGGCGCGGCCGGCTCAGGTGCCGTAGCGCACGACGTCCGCGCCCAGGCTGCGAAGCCGGTCCACCAGGTCTTCGTAGCCCCGCTCCACGGTCTCGATCTCCAGGATGGTGCTCTCTCCTTCGGCGACGAGCGCCGCCGCCACGAGCGCCATGCCGGATCGGATGTCGCGGCTGTCGAGCGTCCGGCCTCGCAGTTTCGTCGGACCGGTGACGATGATCCGGTGGGGATCGCACAGGAACAGATCCGCGCGCATGGCGCTCAACTGCTCGAGGGCGAAGAGCCGAAGCTCGTACATCCAGTCGTGCACGAGCGTGGCACCGGCGGCCTGCGTCGCCAGCACGGTCACGAGGCTGACGATGTCGCTCGGGAAGGCCGGCCAGAGCCCGGTGGTCAGCCGCCGCATCCCGACGAGCTGCGACGGACGCACGGCGAAACGCTGATCCGCCAGGTCGAAGTCGAGCCGCATCTCGGCCATCACGGCGGCGATGGGCTCGAGGTCTTCCGCGCACGCGCCGGTGATCTCGACCTCGCCGCCCGTGATCGCCCCGACGACGCCCCAGGACGCAGCCTCGATGTAGTCGCCGCGCAGGGTGTGCGTCGCGCCGCGGAGCCGGCCGGGCGGGTCGATGCGAATCGTCGACGTGCCGATCCCCTCCACCCCGCAACCCATGCTCTCGAGAAACGTGCAGAGCTCGGCGACGTGTGGTTCGCATGCGGCGTTCCGGATCTCGGTCGCGCCCTTCGCCAGCGCGGCGGCGAGCAACGCGGTCTCGGTGCCGGTCACCGACGCTTCGAGCAGGTACATCGACGCACCCGTCAGCCCGGATCCCGCCTCGAGCGTGTAGCCGGACGGCGTGTCGACGAGGCGTGCCCCCATGGCAAGGAGCGCGCGGACGTGCGTGGCGATCGTCCGCCGCGCGGGGAAGTCGCCACCGGGAGGTGCCAGCACGGCGCGGCCCATGCGGCCCAGCAGGGCGCCCAAGAGCAGCACCGAACCGCGCAGCCGCCCGGTGAGCGCCGCATCGGGAGAGGCCGACACGATGTCGCCGCACGTGACGCGCAGCGTCGACGTCCCCTCCCCTTCGACCGATGCGCCGATCGATCGCAGGAGCGCGCTCATCACGGCGACGTCTCGAATCCGCGGCACGTTGCGCAGCTCGCAGGTGTCGGTCGTCAGGAGCGTCGCGGCGAGGATCGGCAGCGCGGCGTTCTTGTTGCCGCTCACCGCCACTCGCCCGGACAGGCGCCGGCCGCCGCGCAGTGCAAGTTCCGCCATCAGGACCTCCCGAGCCAGACCACTTCGTCGCGCAGCACGACGCCGAAACGCTCCCGCACCGCGCGGCGCGCGGCTTCGACGACCGCGCGCACGTCGGCCGCCGTCGCCGTACCGTCGTTGACGACGAAGTTGGCGTGACGGTCCGAGATGCTGGCGCCGCCCACCCGGAAGCCTTTCAGCCCGGCCCGGTCCACCAGCGCGCCCGCCGAGGCCGGCAAGCCGGGCGGCACGCGGTCGCGGTCCGGATCGGGGTTCTGGAAGACGCAGCCGGCGCTTGGCGCGGCCAGCGGCTGCGTCCGCTTCCGGAACGCGAGCGATGCCCGCGCCGTTGCCCTGAGCGTCTCGGGATCGCCCGGCCGCACGGTGAACTCCGCCCACACCGCGATCTCGCCTGAACGCTGCAACCGGCTGGAGTCGTACCCGAAGTCCATCGCGGCGGCGTCGATCACCACCTGGCGCCCGTCGCGCGAGAGCACCATCACGCGCCGCACGAGATCGCCGATGTTGCGCCCAGCCCAGTGGGCGTTGCCGTGAATCGCGCCGCCGACCGTCCCCGGCGTCCCGGCCCATGCTTCTAGGCCAGCGAGCCCACGTCCCACCGTCCAGCGCACGAGCCCGTTGATCGTCGCGCCGGCCTCCGCCCTGACGGCATCGGCCGACGGCTGCGTGATGGCCGCGAGGTTCAGCCGCACGACGACGCCGCGGATCCCCTCGTCGGGCGCGACCACGTTCGAGCCGCCGCCGAGCAGCGTGAGGGGAACGTCCGTCGACGCCGCCAGCTCGACGATGCGCGTCAGCTCCTCGATCGTGCGAACCTCCGCGAGCCGATCGGCCGGCCCACCCACGCGAAAGGTCGTGAGCGTCGCAAGCGGGACGTCCGCGCGCAGCCGCTCGAAGCCGAGCCACTCCCCCGCCGCGGCATCGAAGCGCTGCAGATCCATCGGTCAGCGGGCGAGGGCCTCGAGCAGCCGTGCGTGCAGCCCATCGAAGCCGCCGTTGGACATGACGATCACGAGGTCGCCGTCACGCGCTTCCTCGGCAATCGTCTCCGCAATCCTGGCGGCCGTCGAAACGTGCCGTGCGTGCACGCCCGCGGTCGTCACGGCCGCGACGAGATCCTCGACCGACAGCCGCTGGTCAGGCGGAAGCGTGCCGCGGAAGACGTCAGCGATCACGATCTCGTCCGCACCGGATTCGGCGAACGCCCGGGCGAAGTCGTCCTGGAAGATCCGGCGGCACGATGTCGCGGATCGCGGCTCGAACACGCCCCAGACACGCCGGCCGGGATACGACCAGCGGACCGCCCGCAACGTTTCGAGAATCGCCGTCGGATGGTGTGCGAAGTCATCGAAGACCGACACACCACGGACGACGCCTCGGAGCTCGAGCCGGCGTTTGACGCCGGCGAACGAGCGCAGCCCCTTCTCCATCGCATCGCTCGACAGCCCGACGGCATGACCGACGGCGATGCCCGCCAGGGCGTTGCGCACGTTGTGGACGCCAAGGAGCGGCGACTCGAACCGGCCGAACGGTTCGCCACGATGCCAGACGTCGAACCGTACTCTCCCCTCCGCGGCCTCGATGGCGGAGGCGCGCCAGTCGGCCTCCGCCGCCAGCCCGAACGTCTCGACGCTCGAACGCGCGAAGGGAATCAGGCCGGCGGCTTCGGCGCTGTCGATGCCGACGAGCACGCGGCCATGCTGCGGCACGAGCGTCAAGAGCCGGCGAAAGGCCACGCGCAGCGATTCCATGTCGGGGTAAATGTCGGCGTGGTCGTACTCGAGGTTCCCGATGACGGCGACGTCAGGCAGGTATTTCAGGAACTTCGCCGTCTTGTCGAAGAACGCGCTGTCGTACTCGTCGCCCTCGATGACGAAGTCGCGTCCGCTGCCGAGCCGGTAGCTGCCGTCGAAGTTGCGCGCGATGCCGCCCACGAGCACGCTGGGATCCAGTCCCCCGGCCGTCAGCAGCCACCCCGTCAACGCGGTCGTCGTCGTCTTCCCGTGGGTGCCGGCGATCACGATCGAGTGCGCCTGCCAGAGGAACTGCTCGCGGATGACCTCCGGCAGCGACATGTACCGGATCTTGCGATCCAGCACGTTCTCGAGCTCCGGGTTGCCGCGTGACACGGCGTTGCCAATCACCACCACGTCGAGCTCCGGCGTGATGTGCGCCGCATCGAATCCGTCGAACACGCGCACCTCTTGGCGCGCGAGATACTCGCTCATCGGCGGATACATGGCGTGATCCGATCCTTGGACGTCGTGGCCACGAGCCCTGAGCATCAGCGCCAGCGTGCCCATTGCCGTGCCGCAGATCCCGATGAAGTGAAAACGCGCCATGCTACTCTGCCGCCGCTTCTTCGAAAATCACGCGCGGCCGATGCGGCGCGGCGACGACCCGCACCTCGACGCCGAGCGGGATGCTCACGAACGGCACCACGGTGTGGCCGGACGGAAACCCGAACAGCACCGGGCCAGGAAACGCGTCGAAGAACTCGGCGATCACCTCGCGGCCGGTGATGCCGCCGCCGGGCTCATCGCACCGCTCGAGCGCGCCGACCACGACGGCGGATGCGCCCGACAACCGCCCCGCATGGGCGAGCTGCGTCAGCAGCCGCCGGAGCCGGTACGGCCGCTCGCCGACCTCCTCGCAGAACAGCACGTATCCGGCGGGCGGGTCGAAGGCGTACGGCGTGCCCAGCGAAGCGGCGAGCTGCGTGAGCGTGCCGCCGAACATCGCGCCCGACGCCTCTCCGGATCGCATCACCTCCAGGGCCGGCGACGACTGCTCGCCGAGCGGCGTCGGCCCGAGGCTCGCGACGAACGACCGCGGGTCGTACGCCTCCTCGCCTCGCGACAGCCGGCCGTCGATCATCGCACCGTGGACGGACGTGACCCGGGCATGCGTATGGAGATAGGCATGGAGCGACGTGATGTCGCTGTAGCCGACGATCGCCTTGCGCGCGCGGGCAATCGCGTCGGCGTCGAGCCATGGCAGCAGCTCGGCGCTGCCGTATCCGCCTCGAATGGCCACGACCGCCGCGGTCCGGTCATCCGCGATCGCGCGCATGAGCTGGGCGGCGCGCCGCTCGGGCGTGCCGGCCACGATCGGATGGCGGTCGAACGCGTCTTCGTCGACGAGCGGCTCGAAGCCGAGGCGCCGGAGCTCCGCGAGCCCGGCCTCGAGCTCGCGCGGCTCGAAGGGACTGGCGGGCGCGACGAGCGCGATGCCGGCACCCCGCGGGACCCCGCGGAACTTCGTGAGCCCGCCGCGCGTCGTCGGCGTCAGCGCCACGCAGCCATGTCCCGGGCGATGGTCTGGTGTTCGAGCGCCCCGACGCGATCGAGGCCGGCGCGCGCGCGGCGGGCCGGCGCGAGAAACCGTGTCTTGGCCCTCGCCTGCCTGCCGAACGCGTCGTCGACGCGGTCCGTCGTCAGCCGGCCGGACTCGGCCGCGTAGATCAGCGCCTCGAGCGCTGCCACCTGCTCGTCGACCGGCGCGTTGCACAGCAGCACGACGTCGCAGCCCGCCTCGATCGCGCTCACGGCCGCCTCCGGTCCCGGCATCTCCGCGGTGACGGCCTTCATCCCGAGGTCATCGGTCATGACGAGCCCGCCGAAGCCGAGATCGCGCTTGAGCAGGCCGCTGATCAGGCGCGACGACAGCGTGGCCGGGCGACGCTCGTCGAACGCGGGCATCAGCAGGTGCGCCGTCATGATCGCCGCCACGTCTTCGGCGATCGCGCGTCTGAAGGGAACGAGCTCGACGGCGTCGAGGCGCCGGCGATCGTGCTCGACCACGGGCAGCGCCTCGTGCGAATCGACGCTCGCATCGCCGTGACCCGGAAAGTGCTTTCCACACGCGGCAATGCCGGCCTCCTGCAGGGTCCGGATCACGACGGCGCCGAGGCGGGCGACGTCATCCGCTCGATCGCTGATCGCCCGATCGCCGACCACGGGATTGGCCGGGTTCGTGAGGACGTCGAGCACCGGCGCGAAGTCGAGGTTGATTCCCACGGCGTCGAGCTCGGCGGCGAGGGCTTGCGCGAACCGGCGGGCAAGCGTCTCGTCGCCGCTGTGCCCGAGCACGCGGGCGGGCGGCCATTCGGTGAAGGGCGCCGTCAGCCGTGCCACGCGGCCGCCCTCCTGGTCGACCGCGATCCACAGCGGCCAGTCGCCGGCGAGCGCGGCGACCTCGCGCGACAGCTCGGCGAGCTGCAGCGGGTCGCGGACGTTGCGCCGGAAGTAGACGACGCCGCCGAGATCGAACGCTCTGGCGAGCTCGCGCAGGCTGTCGGGCACGGACTCGCCGGTGAAGCCCACGATCGCCAGGCGGCCGACATGACGGCGGAAATCGCGCAGCCACATGCGGCGCCATTATAATGCGCGGGTCGAAACGCCTTGGACGCGCGCGTGGACCCGCTCGACGAGATCAAACGCCTCTACTTCGCGACGACGCGCGCGACGATCGATCGCGACGTGCGCCGCGCGATCGACTGCCTCAAGCAGATGAAGACGCCCGACGAGCGGGACCGCGCCGCCGTCTACATGAGCGGCCTGGCCGAGATGCGGCGCGAATGGGCTAAGGGCGCCGGGCCCACCAAACGACCGCGACGATGACCACGAGGACGACGAGCGCGAGCACCGCGCGCAGGGCACGGATGGCGAGCCGCTGGCGCGCGAGGAAATCGCGATCGTCCTGGCTGATCTCGGCGCGAATCGCGCCGCGCTCGGCCGCCTCGCGCTCGCTCTCCTCCAGCCGCGCCTGGAAGGCCGTGACCGTCTCGTCAGGATCGGCACCGATCTCGAGGGCGTAGGCCCGCACGAACGCTCGCCCGAAGATCCCGCCCGGAAGGCGCGAGTAGTCGTTGCGCTCGAGCGCCTCGAGCGTGCCGACGGAGATCTTCGTGCGGGCGGCGATCTCGCGCAGCGATACGCCCTGCGCCTCACGCGCGCTCCTGAGCCGGAATCCGAGATCGTCCATCGACATCTCCATCTCACGCAGCCGCGGCCATGGCCGCCGTCAACTCCCGCACGGCCCGACGGACGCCGAGCGCGCCCGCAACCGATCCTTCAGGAAGGAACAGCCGGATGCCGGCGACGCCGATGGCGCCCGCCCGCGCGCAGGCTGCCGCCTGGACCGGCGTCTCGATGCCCCCGATTGCGATGACGGGCGCACGCGACGCCGTGACCGCGGCGGCCAAGCCGTCGAGGCCGACCGCGCGATGGCCCGCCGGCTTCGACGCGCTCGGGAACACCGTACCGAACAGCGCGTAGTCCACGTCGTCCTCGAGGCCGCGCGGCTCGCCCGCGTGGACGGATCGTCCCAGAACCCAGGATGGGCGCAACTGGCGAATCCGATCGGCTGGTGGCGAGCTGGCGCGCAGGTGCACGCCATCGGCCGACGCCACGATCGCGACGTCCGCGCGGTCGTTGACCAGCACGAGCGTCGCGGCCGCCCCTTTGCGCAACACGATCCGCCGCACGAGCGCGGCGAGACTCGCGGCCGCGAGGTCGGGCTCCCGCACCTGGACCATCCCGATGCCCTCCGCGATGGCGTCGTCGATCAGGGCTTCGAGCGCCGTCAGCGCCGCGGCTTCGGTCCGGGCGTCCGGTGTCAGTTGCCGCCGGTCGGTGACGAGGCAGACGACCGGAGGCGTCAGCCGCGCAGGATCACCTGGACGGACGGGCATCCGACGATCCACGGTCCCCGAACAGGCCACGGGCCTCGCGCAGCCCGCCGACGAGCGTCATGAAGCCGATCAGCACGACGGCCCAGCGGACGATCGCGGTCGACATCCACACCGCCATCCAGGGAACGGCGGCCGCGAAGAAGTTCCGCCTCCACCAAGCGGTCCACGGCGCCCAGATCAGCAGCAGGCCCGTCTCGATGAAATAGAGCGCGATGATCAGACGGGTGATCAGCGCGATGACGAGACCTCCATGCCGGTGTTCGATTAGTCCTGCATCGTATCAAACAGCGACGGCGGCCTGAACGAGCGGCGGTGCACCGGCGAGTACCCATAGCGGCTCATCGCGTCGAGGTGTTCGCGCGTCGCGTAGCCCTTGTGCCGGTCGAACCCGTAACGGGGATCGCGCTCGTGCAGCGTGTTCATGTGCCGGTCGCGGATGACCTTCGCGAGGATGGAGGCCGCAGCGATGGCAGTGCAGCGGCGATCGCCGCCGGCGATCGCCCGCTGCGGCATGACGAGATCCGGGATGCGGAACGCGTCGACGATCACGAAGCCGGGAAGCGGCGCGAGCGCCATCACGGCGGCGCGCATGGCGTGCAGCGACGCGCGGTGGATGTTCAGCCGGTCGATCTCGTCCGGCTCGACCATCGCCACGTGCCAGCACACGGCGGCGTCCACGATCTCTGCGAACAGCCGATCGCGCTCCGCCGCGGTGAGCAGCTTCGAGTCCGCCACGCCCGCGACGTACCGATCGGGACGCAGGACGACGGCGCCGGCGGCCACCGGGCCGGCCAGGCAGCCCCGGCCGACCTCGTCCACGCCGGCCACGTGCGCGAACCGGGCGCGGCGGATGTCGTTCTCGATGGCGCGCGACGCCACGGGCGAACCTGCCGGGCGCTAGGCGCGCTTCTGTTCCTTCATGCGCGCGGCCTTCCCGCGCAGGTCGCGCAGGAAGTAGAGCTTGGCCCGGCGGACCTTGGCGCCGCGGACGACCTCGATCCGATCGATCGTCGGCGAGTGCAGCGGGAAGATGCGTTCGACGCCCTGGCCGAACGAGACCTTGCGCACGGTGAACGTGGCCCGCGCGCCGCCGCGATGCATGGCGATCACCGAGCCCTCGAACACCTGGATGCGCTCCTTGTCGCCCTCGCGGACCTTCACGTGCACGCGGACGGTGTCGCCAGAACGCATGGCGGGCCGCTCGGTCAGGTGGCCTTGCTCAACAGCTTCGATCGCCTTCATGACAGTCACTCCTCGGAAAAATGTCCGGCGGCCTTCCTGATCCGCTCGAATTCCCGCCGCTCCTCGTCGCCGAGCGCCGCCGGATCGACGAGGTCCGGACGCCGCGCTGCGGTGCGCCGCAACCGCTCGCGGCGACGCCACTGCGCGATCTGGGCGTGGTTGCCCGAGAGCAGCACGTCCGGCACCACGCGGCCGCGAAACTCCGCCGGCCGCGTGTAGTGCGGGTAGTCCAGCCAGGGCCCCGCGAACGAATCCTCGGCGACCGATCCCGCGTCGCCGACGGCGCCCGGCACCAGCCGGATGGCGGCATCGAGCAACACCATCGCCGGCAGCTCGCCGCCGGTGAGCACGTAGTCGCCGATCGAGACCTCGTCGGTCACCAGCGCCTCGACCACGCGCTCGTCCACGCCTTCGTACCGGCCGCAGATCACGATCAGCCTGGGCTCGCGGCTGAAGCGCTCCGCCACGGCGTGCGTCAGCCGGCGCCCCTGCGGCGACATCAACACGACCGACGTGGCCGGCCCGTGCTCGGCCTGCACGGCCTCGACCGCGCGGAACATCGGCTCGGGCTTCATCACCATCCCGGGCCCGCCGCCGTACGGCACGTCGTCGACCGTCCGGTGCCGATCGCTCGTGTAGTCGCGGAGATCGCGCACCGTGACGTCCACCAGCCCCTTCGCGCGAGCCCGCGCCACGATGCCCTCCGCGAGGATGGCCTGCACCATCGCGGGAAAGATCGTGAT from Acidobacteriota bacterium encodes:
- the frr gene encoding ribosome recycling factor, whose product is MDVNDIKSLGVEVKKRMDTAIEHVRREMAGLRSGRASVNLLDPVQVEAYGTTMPLNQVASLSIPEPTVIAVQPFDGSLLHPIEKAIQKSNLGLNPTTDGKVIRVPVPALTEERRKELSRLAHKYAEDGRNAVRQVRRDANDRLKKLLKEHKISEDDERRALDDVQKITDQHVALIDDVQKKKDAELLGR
- a CDS encoding threonine synthase; the encoded protein is MSGGRSTTCRRSPISTWRSSTTSRRRRTQSCSAGSVPTFFSHLECSVPCGAGPFDPRQRHQTCTCGAPLLARYDLTAARRWPKSSLAGRDTSLWRYQEILPLFESDNGVDPPVSLGEGWTPLLRTRRLGKALGLDRLYVKDESANPTGTVRARGMATAATRALHLGARVLTMATAGSGAPAMAAYASRGGLDARVFMPRDARRPFVKECELAGAVVTLVDGPATSAVAHASDRVATSGWYHVTAFHEPYRLEGEKTLGYELAEQCGWQLPDWIGCPVGEGTAVVGLWKAFAEMAALGWIDPVRRPRLVCVQAAGCAPLVRAFGAGAEKAVAWDRPQTIADDLRIPDTSGDALALRAIRESGGVATAVGDAEMIAGVKECGQTEGLSASPGTGAVVHALRVLASEGQIKPQEIVVVLNTGSATRYLDVLAGS
- a CDS encoding nucleotidyltransferase family protein, producing MAIVSPHLVIDRGAVTAFCQRHRIARLALFGSALRDDFGLHSDVDVLVEFQPGHVPGLNFVSMERELSALFQGRRVDLVTPKFLNQRIREQVLREAETLYVAA
- a CDS encoding DUF86 domain-containing protein, which gives rise to MSPRDLVYVGHMLDMARKAVAKVKNLPRETYDTDENLRLALIHLVQVIGEAARQVSREFAAAHSEIPWENIVGMRHKVVHDYLGVDEDIVWQVVTADLPKLVKAPEPLVPRAS
- the lolA gene encoding outer membrane lipoprotein chaperone LolA, which gives rise to MGPTRLTLTVLLAAASSVLAQAPPAAADLAARIQARYASVRDFTADFTQTQTSAISRGTYVDRGKVAVKKPGRMRWVTSTGSRSELVADGSQLYFYLPKDKIVQVSPMPKDSQASTALLLLAGRGDLTRDFTPDPDVERGPNDWRLTLMPAAPQPDFKTLTLAVDRSSLQLRGLTVVDAQGGVQRFEFSNLRENQGLPDSTFAFTIPKGVEVRRAGTQGQPARPAQVP
- the murA gene encoding UDP-N-acetylglucosamine 1-carboxyvinyltransferase, encoding MAELALRGGRRLSGRVAVSGNKNAALPILAATLLTTDTCELRNVPRIRDVAVMSALLRSIGASVEGEGTSTLRVTCGDIVSASPDAALTGRLRGSVLLLGALLGRMGRAVLAPPGGDFPARRTIATHVRALLAMGARLVDTPSGYTLEAGSGLTGASMYLLEASVTGTETALLAAALAKGATEIRNAACEPHVAELCTFLESMGCGVEGIGTSTIRIDPPGRLRGATHTLRGDYIEAASWGVVGAITGGEVEITGACAEDLEPIAAVMAEMRLDFDLADQRFAVRPSQLVGMRRLTTGLWPAFPSDIVSLVTVLATQAAGATLVHDWMYELRLFALEQLSAMRADLFLCDPHRIIVTGPTKLRGRTLDSRDIRSGMALVAAALVAEGESTILEIETVERGYEDLVDRLRSLGADVVRYGT
- the murB gene encoding UDP-N-acetylmuramate dehydrogenase — protein: MDLQRFDAAAGEWLGFERLRADVPLATLTTFRVGGPADRLAEVRTIEELTRIVELAASTDVPLTLLGGGSNVVAPDEGIRGVVVRLNLAAITQPSADAVRAEAGATINGLVRWTVGRGLAGLEAWAGTPGTVGGAIHGNAHWAGRNIGDLVRRVMVLSRDGRQVVIDAAAMDFGYDSSRLQRSGEIAVWAEFTVRPGDPETLRATARASLAFRKRTQPLAAPSAGCVFQNPDPDRDRVPPGLPASAGALVDRAGLKGFRVGGASISDRHANFVVNDGTATAADVRAVVEAARRAVRERFGVVLRDEVVWLGRS
- the mpl gene encoding UDP-N-acetylmuramate:L-alanyl-gamma-D-glutamyl-meso-diaminopimelate ligase is translated as MARFHFIGICGTAMGTLALMLRARGHDVQGSDHAMYPPMSEYLARQEVRVFDGFDAAHITPELDVVVIGNAVSRGNPELENVLDRKIRYMSLPEVIREQFLWQAHSIVIAGTHGKTTTTALTGWLLTAGGLDPSVLVGGIARNFDGSYRLGSGRDFVIEGDEYDSAFFDKTAKFLKYLPDVAVIGNLEYDHADIYPDMESLRVAFRRLLTLVPQHGRVLVGIDSAEAAGLIPFARSSVETFGLAAEADWRASAIEAAEGRVRFDVWHRGEPFGRFESPLLGVHNVRNALAGIAVGHAVGLSSDAMEKGLRSFAGVKRRLELRGVVRGVSVFDDFAHHPTAILETLRAVRWSYPGRRVWGVFEPRSATSCRRIFQDDFARAFAESGADEIVIADVFRGTLPPDQRLSVEDLVAAVTTAGVHARHVSTAARIAETIAEEARDGDLVIVMSNGGFDGLHARLLEALAR